One Thermomicrobiales bacterium DNA segment encodes these proteins:
- a CDS encoding L,D-transpeptidase family protein yields RASVPLTVSRPDAPGDRALASFRPGDLVRPRVRLKLRAQPNARSTVLRELSTNTLATVLDTVDGSSESDWIHVQLPEVEGWLATRYTELFSRNEKWIEVDISNQTLIAWNDREPDARLIISSGKPGFRTPLGAFTISQKVPAKRTVATVNGEHWDIPGVPWIMVFRSGGYYIHGVYWHEDFGSAVSHGCVTLAVPDAEWLYQWTPLSAPMLIHE; encoded by the coding sequence CCCGGGCAAGCGTCCCCCTCACAGTCTCACGACCGGACGCGCCCGGCGATCGTGCGCTCGCATCGTTTCGACCCGGCGACCTGGTGCGCCCCCGGGTTCGATTGAAACTGCGTGCGCAACCTAATGCCAGAAGCACAGTCCTGCGCGAGCTGTCCACCAACACGCTCGCCACCGTGCTGGACACTGTCGACGGCTCCAGTGAGTCCGACTGGATCCACGTTCAGTTGCCGGAGGTCGAGGGTTGGCTGGCGACCAGATACACAGAGCTTTTCAGCCGAAACGAGAAATGGATCGAGGTCGACATCTCGAATCAGACGCTGATCGCCTGGAACGACCGTGAACCGGACGCCCGTCTGATCATCAGTTCAGGGAAGCCCGGTTTTCGCACCCCGCTCGGAGCCTTCACGATCTCGCAAAAGGTTCCAGCCAAGCGAACGGTGGCCACCGTCAACGGCGAGCATTGGGACATTCCGGGTGTGCCCTGGATCATGGTCTTTCGCTCAGGCGGGTACTACATCCACGGCGTCTATTGGCATGAAGACTTCGGCAGTGCCGTCAGCCATGGCTGCGTCACCCTGGCCGTGCCTGATGCCGAGTGGCTCTACCAATGGACCCCGCTCAGCGCCCCGATGCTCATCCACGAATAG
- a CDS encoding FAD-dependent oxidoreductase, translating to MSGPDVIVVGGGVNGCSVAFRLAQAGKKVHLFDQRGICSGASGRNGGMTSEGARMHSDGARQLYDITSANWRMLQELPDELGVDFQLRKSGTIEIGQTKAQWDHMVERYEIERAAGASPELLDAKETRKLMPAVTEDIYGSKYTRSAGHLWPFALVDGFANAAARLGAEIRTHTPVAKILEHSGRAAGVELLDGSRVHAEEVVLATNSYTPLLLRQLPAGAIVPARGQILATEPVAPILPLAWGNNFDKEYGRQVPGGPIVCGGFRRLDEQEGLGLYEERVTLPVMSGIGKRLVGLFPVLKGVRVVRMWAGIMGFTPDGLPLIGRTSIMQGLTIVAGFNGGGFSWGAINGKIVADEITGRNHGFDLSYFLPDRFVEKGTAWHNPYTAGEKGQTARTAGAAVL from the coding sequence ATGTCTGGTCCAGATGTGATCGTGGTTGGTGGCGGTGTCAATGGTTGCTCGGTTGCGTTTCGATTGGCGCAGGCGGGCAAGAAGGTGCATCTCTTCGACCAGCGAGGCATCTGTTCCGGAGCGTCGGGTCGCAACGGCGGCATGACCAGCGAGGGCGCGCGCATGCATAGCGATGGCGCACGCCAGCTCTATGACATCACCTCGGCCAACTGGCGCATGTTGCAGGAGCTGCCGGACGAACTGGGGGTCGATTTCCAGCTGCGAAAATCGGGCACGATCGAGATCGGGCAAACCAAAGCGCAGTGGGACCACATGGTCGAGCGATATGAAATCGAGCGCGCCGCTGGAGCAAGCCCCGAACTTCTGGACGCGAAAGAGACCCGCAAACTGATGCCTGCGGTGACCGAGGACATCTACGGTTCCAAGTACACACGCAGCGCCGGTCATCTTTGGCCATTTGCGCTGGTCGACGGGTTTGCCAATGCGGCTGCCCGCCTCGGTGCCGAGATTCGCACACATACCCCGGTTGCGAAGATTCTGGAGCATTCAGGACGCGCTGCCGGCGTCGAGTTGCTGGACGGCTCACGTGTGCATGCCGAAGAAGTCGTGCTGGCGACCAACTCGTACACGCCGCTGCTCTTGCGCCAATTGCCAGCGGGCGCCATCGTTCCGGCACGCGGCCAGATTCTCGCTACCGAGCCGGTCGCGCCCATCTTGCCGCTCGCCTGGGGCAATAACTTCGACAAGGAATACGGCCGTCAGGTGCCCGGTGGCCCCATCGTTTGCGGGGGATTCCGCCGCCTGGATGAGCAGGAAGGACTCGGACTCTATGAAGAGCGGGTCACGCTGCCGGTCATGAGCGGAATCGGCAAGCGGCTCGTGGGGCTGTTCCCGGTGTTGAAAGGCGTGCGCGTGGTGCGCATGTGGGCCGGAATCATGGGATTTACACCGGACGGACTGCCATTGATCGGACGCACCAGCATCATGCAGGGACTCACGATCGTGGCCGGATTCAACGGCGGCGGGTTTTCCTGGGGCGCAATCAACGGCAAGATCGTTGCCGATGAGATCACGGGCAGGAACCACGGGTTCGATCTGAGCTACTTCCTTCCCGACCGGTTCGTGGAGAAAGGAACCGCCTGGCACAACCCATATACCGCCGGCGAGAAGGGCCAGACCGCTCGCACGGCCGGCGCGGCGGTGCTCTAG